The Verrucomicrobiota bacterium nucleotide sequence CGACGTCGAGGGATGCCAAGTTCCCGTTAGTGGCCGGAAGTTCAAGCGGTCTGATGGCGGGTGTTGGGGGATAATTTGGCAGTATTGATGGAGGGAGAGAAAGGAGGAGATGTTCCTCGAACGGCCACGTCAGGCCGAGCATTTGAACAAATGTGGCGAGCAGAATGATCGCACCAAAGGCGATGCTCAGGATAGGGGAGCTGATGTCCTTGGATTTGACTAATGCAGAGGGAGCCGCAGGCGTCCCCCCGTCATCTGATTCCTTGAGATAATAAAGTGCCATGACCGGTGCGTTACTCAGTGCTGTCCGCTGAAATCAACGCTAGCCAATGGATACCCGAATCAGCGCCTCAGCGTGGGCCTTTGCGGATTCGCTCACCCCTCCCAGCATTCTGGCGATCTCGGAGATGCGATCGGATCCTTCGACCGAAGAGAGGGTTGTTTCGGTCCGTCCCTCTTGGACGGATTTTATCACCATGAACTGCGTCGCTGCAGCCGCTGCGACCTGAGGAAGGTGAGTGATGCAGAGGACCTGGTGGCCGGCCCCAAGTTCCCTCATCTTGGCCGCAACTTTGGTGGCGATCTCGCCTCCGACATTGGCATCGATCTCGTCGAAGACCAGAAGCGGAATCTTGTCCTGCGCGGCAAGTGCTGACTTGAGCGCCAGCATCACGCGGGAGATTTCTCCGCTGGAAGCGATGGATCGGAGGTTCTGTACGGGTTCACCCGGATTCGGAGCAAAGAGGAACTCTGCAACCTCACCTCCGTCAAGGCCGTACTCTGCCTGCTTCTCAAGAGTGATTTCAAATCCAGCCTGCTTGAACCCTAGGTCGGCCAGTTCCCTAGCCACGAGCTTGGCAAGCTTGCCAGCTCCCTGTGCGCGTTTCGCTCCAAGCTTTTCGGCTGCTGATTGAAGCTTACTCTGTGCTTCGGAGAGATGCTGTTCGGCGGCAGATTTCAGTTCCGCGTACCCCGAGAGTTTATCGAGTAGGGCGGCTGAGGCCTCACCCCTGGCAATCACGTCGGAAAGCGCCGGGCCGTACTTTCGCCGCAACGTGGAGATTAGGTTCAGACGCTCCTCGAGCTGATGGAGTTCACCGGCATCGACCTCTATGGTCTCCGCATAATCACGAAGATCCGAGATCAGGGAATCAAGATCGCCCGTGATCCTCTCCAGTGTCTCCAGATGCGGGACGGAGCGGTCATCCAACCGACCGAGTTCCCTGAGAAGTCGGGCTGACTCCGAGAGCGCCAAACTCGCTCCCCGTTCCTCGTCATCGAGACGCTCGATCGAGGAGGCTGAGAGTTCGATCAGGCGGCGACTATTCGAGGCGGCTTTGTATCGGGCGTTCAGCGTCTCTTCTTCCTCTTCGACCAGATTGGCGGAGTTGATCTCCCCGACTTCGAGCCGCAGTTGTTCGATGCGATCCCCACCACCGGCCGAGGCCTCGAGTTCATCCAGATGACGTTTGGTTGAGGCCACATCAGCGCGCCGTTCCAGATAGACTTCTCTCAGCGGAAGTGCCTCGCAGTAACGGTCCAGCAGCAGGGTCTGCTCACGTCGTGAGAACAGGGATTGGTGATCATGGGGGCCGTGCAGATCGACGAGACGAGTGCCGAGTTCCTTGAGGACCGAGAGATTGCAGGGACTGCCGTTGATGAACTGCCTTCCCATCGTGTTGCTCCCCTCAGCGGCGATGGTTCTTTTCAGAATCAGTTCTCCCTCCTGACAGGGATCGATGCCGGATTCCTCTAGTAGTGAATCGATCTCACGAGTCTCCTCCAGTGAGAAGAGCGCCTCGATCCCCGCAGACGATGCGCCGGCTCTGACTACCCCTCGGTCCGCCCTTTCGCCTAGCAGGAATTTGAGTGCTCCTAGGATAATCGATTTTCCGGCGCCGGTCTCGCCGGTCACGGCTGTGAAACCGGCAGGAAGATCCCATTCCAGCTCCTCAACAAGGGCTAGATTGCGGATTCGGAGAGATCGGAGCATGGCCGACATGGCGGCTACTATGCCACCGGGGGGAGGGAAGTTGAAGCGCTCAATTGGTGCCCCGAAAGAAAACAGACTCGCGCAGAGGCGCAGAGGCGCAGAGAATAAATGAATGAAATGGAATGTGTTTCGCATTCAATTGTTTGAATCTGTCATCACTCAGTTCACGAAAACAGAGTACTTCTCAAAAACCGGATTGCCGTCTGCATCCATGGAATTGAAGGATTATACTCAGCGTCTCTGCGCCTCTGCGGGATAAAGTCTCATGGATTCGTTGGAAATCACCTTTCTTGGCACAGGTACCTCCCAGGGTGTTCCCATCATTGGCTGCGACTGCCCCGTCTGTTGTTCTTCTGATCCTAGGGATCAACGCGGTCGCACTTCTCTCTTGGTGAAAGCTCCTGACTTCCATTTCGTGATCGATACCGCCCCTGAGTTCCGAATGCAGTGCCTTCGGGAGGGGATTACCAGACTGGATGCGGCCCTGATCACGCATGCCCATACGGATCACATCATGGGATTCGACGACATGAGACGCTTCTGCGAAATGGATGATAAGGAAATGCCTATTTATGCCTCCGCAGAGACGATGGAGGGGCTCAGAAATACCTTCCGTTATGCTTTTGATGAACCTCAGACTTGGAAAAATTATCTCCGCCTTGCCCCGAATCTGATCCGGGGTCCTTTTCAACTGGGCGAGACGACCGTGGTCCCCGTCGACCTGCCGCACGGGAAATTCACCACCACAGGCTATGTTTTTCATAGGAATGGTCGGAAGTTACTAGCCTACTTCACCGACTGTTCAGAACTGCCGACTGCGGCTGTCGAGGCCGCCCGGGGCGCCGAGCTACTGGTGCTGGACGCCCTAAGAGATAGACCTCATCCTACACACATGAATTTCGATCAGGCCATTGTTGCAGCTAGATCAGTCGGGCCAGCAAGCACCTTGTTCATCCATTTATGTCATGAGGTTTCCCATGCTGCGAAGCAGCAGGAACTGCCTCCGGGATTCCATCTTGCCTATGATGGCCTCCGCGTGAAGTTGGGTGAAGCAAGGCAGGCATGAGTATGAAACGGATCTTTCACCTATTGCCTGGATTCCTCCTGGTTGCAGTCTTTCTGAATTGTGGCCAGCTATCTGCAGCAACTCCCCAGGAGGATGCGGCCGCGACCGTGGTGATTTATAATGCGAATGATCCCGACTCCAAGGTGTTGGCCGACTTCTACTGTTCAGCACGAGAGATTGATCCCTCGCATGAGATCCCCCTTTCGACAACAAATGCGGAGGAGATTACCCGGAACGATTACGACACCTCCATCGCTACGCCGCTCAGGCAGGAACTAGTGAGGCGCGGGTATTGGAGCGTCACTAGGGACATGATGAACCGTCCCATCGTGATCGCCTCGAGCATTCGTTATGCTGCTGTGATCCGCGGTATCCCCTTGAAGATCAAGGAATGCGCCGACTATCCCGGTGATTCACAGATCCAGCCTGCTCCAGTCGGCACTGTAAATGCCGCATCTGTCGACTCGGAGCTCTCTATACTGGGACTCTTTTCACCGCAGATCTCGGGCGTGCTCAAGAACCCCATCTGCAACAACGCCTCGCAATCCATCTTCAACTCCCAGGTGCCTCCGGCCCTGCTCTTCGTGGCTCGGCTCGACGCTCCGAGCGTAGAGGCCGTCAGATCCATGGTTCTGAATGGTATCCGGGCAGAGAAAGAGGGCCTTTGGGGGTGGGGATATATCGATCTTCGTTCCATCACCTCTGCCGGATATGTGCAGGGGGACAACTGGATCAGGGCCGCCGGCGCGGCCATGAGGCGTTACGGCATCCCGGTGATCACGGATGACCTGCCCGATACTTACCAATCAGGATTTCCGGTCACTGATGCCGCCGCTTATTACGGCTGGTACTCCGAGAATATCGACGGCCCATTCGCGGATGCTTTCTTCCGGTTCGTGCCGGGAGCCGTGGCCGCGCATTTGCATTCCTTCAGCGCCACCACCTTGCATGATCCGCTCAAGGGATGGACCGGCCCGCTAATCCAACATGGGGCCAGCGCCTCCGTGGGGAATGTCTATGAGCCTTACCTGGCTTTCACCACCGACTTCGGCATCCTGAGTTCCAGCCTGCTTTCCGGATCCAATCTGGCCGAGAGTTACTATGCTGCCCAGCCCGTACTCTCTTGGATGAGCATCCTGGTGGGTGATCCCCTCTACCGTCCCTATGCCTGCTTTGCTCAGGCCGACAGTACATCTCCCTCAAAGAGCGTCTGGACCGATTATCGCAGGATCATTCTTGCCCATAACGGGGATGTGCTTCAGTCGGCCGGGGATCTTGTCGCCCGGGCCAAACAGGGTGGGCAGAGCCTTTACCTTGAGGCTCTGGGAGCCGCCCAGATGGATGCTGGGGTTCTTCCGGCGGCGGAGGCCAGCTTTGCCTTAGCTTATAAGCTGGCCAAGGAAAATCCTGTCCAGTTCCGCTTACTGCTTGAGGGTGCTCGATGCTTCGAGAAGCAGGGAGATCCCGCCCACGGAGCATCACTACTACGTTGGGGACTACTTCACTTCACCACATCCTCTCAACGGGGGATTCTTCTGGCATGGATCGCTAGGATGGATCCGATCAAGCCTGCTCCGTCATCATCTCCGGCACCATCCCCCAAGTAAAAAATATGGAACTCAAGAGATCCGGAAAGGTTTCAAGAAAGGCTTCATTAAGATTGAGCGGCATTCTATGCCTCTTTTGGCTTTTAGCATCCACTGGGTCATGCCTCATTCCGGAAGATGTCAGTTACAATGCAGGCAAGGAACTCAAAGCCTTCCCACCCGCAGGGGAGGGGATGAGCCGCTTCGTGATCATGCTTCCACCCCGGAAGGACGAGGAACTCCTGAAAGTTCAACTCCTTGTTGGCAAGACCGTGAAGCTTGATCCCCAGAACCGTTACTTCTTTGGTGGGAAGCTTGAGACCGAAACGATCACGGGTTGGGGCTACGACCGCTACATTCTGAAATCCCTCGGCCCGATGGCCGGAACCCTCATGGCCGTCGATCCGAGCGAGCCAAAGGTCGATCGATACATCACCCTCGGAGGGGAGCCTGAACTCCTCCGCTACAACAGCCGCCTCCCGCTGGTGGTTTACGTGCCGAACGATGTGGAAGTACGCTATAGAATCTGGACTACTGAAGTGAATATTCAGACGGCTCCCAAGGATTAATTTTCGCCCACTGAGTGCTTTCTTGGGATTAGGCGAAGCAAGTTGCAGAGAATATAGCTAGCCTGCAGCGAACTGCAGTCCAACAAAGCCAGTGCTAGAAATTGCGAGCCGCTGAAGACAAATCAGTTTGTTTTCAGCACCTCGATGAAGGCTTCTTGGGGAATA carries:
- the recN gene encoding DNA repair protein RecN: MSAMLRSLRIRNLALVEELEWDLPAGFTAVTGETGAGKSIILGALKFLLGERADRGVVRAGASSAGIEALFSLEETREIDSLLEESGIDPCQEGELILKRTIAAEGSNTMGRQFINGSPCNLSVLKELGTRLVDLHGPHDHQSLFSRREQTLLLDRYCEALPLREVYLERRADVASTKRHLDELEASAGGGDRIEQLRLEVGEINSANLVEEEEETLNARYKAASNSRRLIELSASSIERLDDEERGASLALSESARLLRELGRLDDRSVPHLETLERITGDLDSLISDLRDYAETIEVDAGELHQLEERLNLISTLRRKYGPALSDVIARGEASAALLDKLSGYAELKSAAEQHLSEAQSKLQSAAEKLGAKRAQGAGKLAKLVARELADLGFKQAGFEITLEKQAEYGLDGGEVAEFLFAPNPGEPVQNLRSIASSGEISRVMLALKSALAAQDKIPLLVFDEIDANVGGEIATKVAAKMRELGAGHQVLCITHLPQVAAAAATQFMVIKSVQEGRTETTLSSVEGSDRISEIARMLGGVSESAKAHAEALIRVSIG
- a CDS encoding MBL fold metallo-hydrolase, with translation MDSLEITFLGTGTSQGVPIIGCDCPVCCSSDPRDQRGRTSLLVKAPDFHFVIDTAPEFRMQCLREGITRLDAALITHAHTDHIMGFDDMRRFCEMDDKEMPIYASAETMEGLRNTFRYAFDEPQTWKNYLRLAPNLIRGPFQLGETTVVPVDLPHGKFTTTGYVFHRNGRKLLAYFTDCSELPTAAVEAARGAELLVLDALRDRPHPTHMNFDQAIVAARSVGPASTLFIHLCHEVSHAAKQQELPPGFHLAYDGLRVKLGEARQA
- a CDS encoding TIGR03790 family protein, giving the protein MKRIFHLLPGFLLVAVFLNCGQLSAATPQEDAAATVVIYNANDPDSKVLADFYCSAREIDPSHEIPLSTTNAEEITRNDYDTSIATPLRQELVRRGYWSVTRDMMNRPIVIASSIRYAAVIRGIPLKIKECADYPGDSQIQPAPVGTVNAASVDSELSILGLFSPQISGVLKNPICNNASQSIFNSQVPPALLFVARLDAPSVEAVRSMVLNGIRAEKEGLWGWGYIDLRSITSAGYVQGDNWIRAAGAAMRRYGIPVITDDLPDTYQSGFPVTDAAAYYGWYSENIDGPFADAFFRFVPGAVAAHLHSFSATTLHDPLKGWTGPLIQHGASASVGNVYEPYLAFTTDFGILSSSLLSGSNLAESYYAAQPVLSWMSILVGDPLYRPYACFAQADSTSPSKSVWTDYRRIILAHNGDVLQSAGDLVARAKQGGQSLYLEALGAAQMDAGVLPAAEASFALAYKLAKENPVQFRLLLEGARCFEKQGDPAHGASLLRWGLLHFTTSSQRGILLAWIARMDPIKPAPSSSPAPSPK
- a CDS encoding ecotin family protein, whose protein sequence is MELKRSGKVSRKASLRLSGILCLFWLLASTGSCLIPEDVSYNAGKELKAFPPAGEGMSRFVIMLPPRKDEELLKVQLLVGKTVKLDPQNRYFFGGKLETETITGWGYDRYILKSLGPMAGTLMAVDPSEPKVDRYITLGGEPELLRYNSRLPLVVYVPNDVEVRYRIWTTEVNIQTAPKD